From the genome of Colletotrichum higginsianum IMI 349063 chromosome 4, whole genome shotgun sequence, one region includes:
- a CDS encoding Zinc-binding dehydrogenase, protein MRGIEIKEYVKVSSVYPTVSSVKIKLEAHAQKSPKELRVTELPDPVPKKDDEYLIQVHATAANFFDILQIQGKYQTQPPFPWISGAEFAGTVLKAPSSNPKYPVGARVFGATQGAFATKCLARERDLLPIPEGWSYQAAAGLFVTAPTSYGALVVRAGIKTGDIVLVHAAAGGVGLAAVQVAKAFGATVIATASTSRKLEVAKAFGADHVVDYREADWPAKVKALTPKGRGVDIVYDPVGMVDASTKCTAWNGRILIIGFAAGKIEKVAMNKVLLKNISLVGIFWGQYAVKEKETVVEVWKGIMRLVAEGKLRGTEFTDEEFVGLERVPDALIALGSRGTWGKVVVKIPQDGQSKL, encoded by the exons ATGCGCGGCATCGAGATCAAGGAATATGTCAAGGTAAGCTCCGTCTATCCCACAGTCTCCTCTGTCAAAATAAAACTGGAAGCTCACGCTCAAAAGTCTCCCAAAGAGCTCCGTGTGACGGAACTCCCGGACCCCGTTcccaagaaggacgacgagTACCTCATTCAAGTCCACGCCACGGCAGCAAACTTCTTTGACATCCTCCAAATCCAAGGGAAATACCAGACCCAGCCTC CCTTCCCCTGGATCTCAggcgccgagttcgccggTACAGTTCTCAAAGCCCCGTCATCCAACCCTAAATACCCCGTCGGCGCTCGCGTCTTTGGCGCCACACAGGGCGCTTTCGCCACCAAGTGCCTCGCCCGCGAGCGGGAcctcctccccatccccgAAGGCTGGTCCTATCAGGCGGCCGCTGGCCTCTTTgtcacggcgccgacgtcttACGGTGCCCTAGTCGTCCGCGCAGGAATCAAGACCGGCGACATCGTCCTTgtccatgccgccgccggtggcgTCGGTCTCGCCGCCGTGCAGGTCGCAAAGGCCTTTGGTGCCACCGTCAtcgcgacggcgtcgacatccCGCAAGCTCGAGGTCGCAAAGGCGTTCGGTGCGGACCACGTCGTCGACTACCGTGAAGCCGACTGGCCAGCAAAGGTCAAGGCGCTGACGCCCAAGGGCAGGGGCGTGGACATCGTCTACGACCCAGtgggcatggtcgacgcGAGCACAAAGTGCACGGCGTGGAACGGGCGCATACTCATTATCGGCTTCGCAGCCGGCAAGATCGAAAAGGTCGCCATGAACAAGGTCCTCCTCAAGAACATCAGTCTCGTAGGCATATTCTGGGGCCAGTATgccgtcaaggagaaggagacggtCGTCGAGGTATGGAAGGGCATCATGAggctcgtcgccgagggaAAGCTACGTGGAACCGAGTTCACAGACGAGGAGTTTGTCGGCCTAGAGCGCGTCCCTGATGCGCTGATAGCCCTCGGAAGCAGAGGTACCTGGGGTAAGGTGGTTGTGAAGATCCCTCAGGATGGCCAGAGCAAGTTGTAA
- a CDS encoding Importin-beta domain-containing protein — protein sequence MSFAIEVPGDANPLSLQELCRVLESATSSDYARRQAAGQQLSSWETDRGYFSTLQTVFLDKSLPHEIRFLAVIQLKNGIDKYWRLLPHVRGGLDSDEKNIVRQRLFQGTLEEEETGLSLHNSLVTAKVIRIDYPQHWPDAVPQIIGLVRSSKDGNQQHLYGALQILLRVVKELGTARLRRSQTALQSVTPEMVYLLGEIYAEKSAVWVGFLTNSRGDEDAADIAMLNSLIALKTIRRLVVVGYEAPHKDKTVEQFWTVSQNHFGQFLGFVSHDSPVPAPYQDTVGKHLLQFTKLHIDMSEAHPASFVVLPNSLPLVHGYWDLVAKFAEIFEKSGGIRQSSGDSGPSESKSKVEGPLLERLALRGLLLMRACLRIAFYPKQTFKYRSAEAKKDENEAVALIKQELFKNEFVVHMANTIITHLFVFRKADLDAWEEDPEEWEQQEQSEGNAYEWEVRPCAEKLFLDLLVNFKELMIPPLLSYFQTATNPQSDIATKEAVYTAVGLAAPYVLHEFDFDSLLVSTILQDAQQQGPLYKVLRRRIAIMVSQWVTVKIADNSRPLIYEMFRHFLNPADPTNDIVVRITAARQLRWIVDELAFSAEAFLPYAADVLNELLQLIQNIDVDETKLAVLESMRILVMRLENYVSQFADFIMSNLPGIWENSGSEEYMIKQAIIAIFAALVMAMGSDSQRFQHLMVPLLSEAAKPGSDLHTYLIDEALDLWNSVLMQSNPPLSAEIMSIAELSLPLLEYQTETAAQTLSVVESYILLGTQTVMEDRLRRPFLQALSGVLDSTSREQVRLGTVCIEYLIRAASELGGAQVIFQDLLEIGFLGKIMESLHDAWEANQTTGPNKKISKLSTITERDYFAILSRLVIADPATFVTMLTSFGPLDRVWGWLSDEWFTHLGVLDHLPRQKLSLLALTRLLELPQPVQNLALAKLQDYFTLWTGTISELQDGTTDGTDSLIWQELEPTDYDTPKSIKETEFSQKDPIHTVNAMYFVKERLQDVVQRSGGEQQFEQEWATNVDKDVLQKFWSLTQITGA from the exons ATGAGCTTCGCCATCGAGGTACCTGGCGACGCCAACCCCCTCAGTTTGCAGGAGCTCTGTCGCGTCCTCGAATCCGCAACTTCGTCGGATTACGCGCGTAGACAAGCCGCCGGGCAGCAGCTTTCGTCATGGGAGACCGATAGGGGCTATTTCTCTACACTCCAG accgtcttcctcgacaagTCTCTCCCCCACGAGATTCGATTCCTCGCCGTGATCCAGCTTAAGAACGGAATCGACAAATACTGGCGCCTACTCCCCCATGTCAGAGGTGGACTAGACTCGGATGAGAAGAATATCGTCCGGCAGCGCTTGTTCCAGGGCACgctcgaagaggaggagacgggTCTTTCGTTACACAACTCTCTGGTCACAGCCAAAGTCATTAGGATCGACTACCCGCAGCACTGGCCGGATGCCGTACCACAAATTATCGGCCTTGTCAGATCGTCCAAGGACGGCAATCAACAGCATCTTTATGGCGCTCTGCAGATTCTTCTTCGAGTTGTGAAGGAGCTTGGCACTGCTCGCCTCCGAAGATCCCAAACGGCCCTCCAGTCCGTCACTCCCGAGATGGTATACTTGTTGGGGGAGATCTACGCCGAAAAGTCGGCAGTCTGGGTTGGATTCCTCACAAATAGTCGTGGCGACGAAGATGCTGCCGACATAGCCATGCTCAACAGTCTCATTGCTCTCAAGACGATTAGACGGTTAGTGGTGGTAGGCTACGAGGCTCCTCACAAAGACAAAACGGTTGAGCAGTTCTGGACAGTGTCCCAGAATCACTTCGGGCAGTTCCTCGGGTTTGTCAGCCACGATTCTCCTGTTCCCGCGCCCTACCAAGATACGGTGGGGAAGCATCTCCTGCAGTTTACGAAGCTCCACATCGACATGTCCGAGGCGCACCCCGCCAGCTTTGTCGTCCTGCCGAATTCCTTGCCCCTTGTACACGGGTATTGGGACTTGGTGGCAAAGTTCGCAGAAATTTTTGAGAAATCGGGCGGTATCCGGCAGTCCTCCGGCGATTCGGGCCCTTCGGAGTCAAAGTCGAAGGTCGAGGGACCTCTGCTGGAGAGATTGGCACTGCGGGGCTTGCTCTTGATGAGGGCATGTCTAAGAATTGCTTTCTATCCCAAGCAAACCTTCAAATACCGAAGTGCAGAGGCCAAGAAGGATGAGAACGAGGCCGTTGCTCTCATCAAGCAAGAACTCTTCAAAAACGAGTTCGTAGTACATATGGCCAACACAATCATCACACATCTCTTCGTGTTCCGGAAGGCCGATTTAGACGCCTGGGAGGAAGATCCGGAGGAGTGGGAGCAGCAAGAACAAAGCGAAGGCAACGCCTACGAATGGGAAGTTCGTCCCTGCGCCGAAAAGCTTTTCCTGGATCTGCTCGTCAATTTCAAGGAACTCATGATACCCCCTCTGCTTTCATACTTCCAGACCGCGACCAACCCACAGTCAGACATCGCTACCAAGGAGGCAGTGTATACGGCCGTGGGTCTGGCCGCGCCGTATGTGTTGCACGAGTTCGATTTTGACAGTCTCCTGGTCTCGACTATCCTTCAAGATGCGCAGCAGCAAGGGCCCTTATATAAGGTCCTCCGCAGACGCATCGCGATTATGGTCAGCCAATGGGTCACCGTCAAGATCGCCGATAACAGCAGACCCCTCATTTACGAAATGTTCCGACACTTCCTGAATCCCGCCGACCCAACCAACGATATCGTTGTCAGAATCACGGCCGCACGTCAGCTGAGGTGGATCGTGGACGAGCTTGCCTTCAGCGCGGAGGCATTTCTACCCTACGCAGCCGATGTGCTCAATGAACTTCTCCAACTCATCCAGAAtatcgacgtcgacgagacgaAGCTCGCTGTTCTGGAGTCCATGCGAATTCTAGTTATGCGACTGGAAAACTATGTGTCTCAATTCGCAGACTTTATCATGTCGAACCTCCCCGGTATCTGGGAAAACTCTGGGTCAGAGGAGTATATGATCAAGCAAGCCATCATTGCCATATTCGCTGCCTTGGTCATGGCTATGGGCAGCGACTCTCAGAGGTTTCAACATTTGATGGTCCCATTGCTGTCAGAAGCCGCCAAGCCTGGCTCTGATCTGCATACAtacctcatcgacgaggctTTGGATCTGTGGAACTCCGTTCTCATGCAAAGCAATCCACCCCTGTCTGCCGAAATCATGAGCATCGCAGAGCtgtctctcccccttctGGAATACCAGACGGAGACCGCTGCTCAAACACTCTCGGTGGTTGAGTCTTACATCCTTCTCGGAACCCAGACAGTTATGGAAGATAGATTGCGACGCCCTTTTCTGCAAGCACTGTCAGGGGTTCTAGACTCCACAAGCCGAGAGCAGGTCAGACTCGGCACAGTCTGTATAGAATACCTCATTCGGGCAGCCTCTGAGCTCGGCGGAGCGCAGGTGATTTTCCAGGACCTCCTGGAGATCGGGTTCCTTGGGAAGATCATGGAGTCCCTCCATGATGCCTGGGAGGCCAACCAAACGACCGGGCCGAACAAAAAGATCAGCAAGCTCAGCACAATAACAGAACGCGACTACTTCGCGATCCTCTCTCGTCTAGTCATTGCTGACCCAGCTACCTTCGTCACAATGCTCACCTCTTTCGGTCCTCTGGATCGGGTTTGGGGCTGGCTCAGTGACGAGTGGTTCACCCACCTTGGCGTCTTGGACCATCTTCCTAGACAGAAGCTATCTCTTCTTGCCCTAACGCGTCTTTTGGAGCTTCCGCAGCCAGTGCAGAATCTGGCCCTCGCCAAGCTGCAAGACTACTTCACTCTCTGGACGGGCACCATTTCCGAGCTCCAGGACGGCACGACGGATGGTACCGACTCGCTTATTTGGCAAGAACTTGAGCCCACTGACTACGACACCCCCAAAAGCATAAAAGAAACGGAGTTCAGCCAGAAGGACCCTATCCACACGGTGAACGCCATGTATTTCGTCAAGGAGAGGCTTCAAGATGTCGTCCAGCGATCTGGCGGTGAACAGCAGTTCGAGCAGGAGTGGGCCACCAACGTGGACAAGGACGTTTTGCAAAAGTTTTGGTCGTTGACGCAAATCACGGGGGCGTAG
- a CDS encoding C6 transcription factor has translation MSSFVLTRNQEIPQSLSLKQYDARDPMNDKSYSSWTYLIDLCRLCGELILPMPTLPPGLLSNTIDRADSRIVSWLITLPKWKQHLVDSEGTVDMILFHAISYAHDLRIKMQLPLGASEFGIQDILTLGPLFGNRDLLPPMIPRSLASPYPWFECSTALQAGITTISLFNFSFPPARYSPACIMGLQRASLPLLNARVYGKTGSPVLQEKLDLLLGVLKVAGDVWPVARNIGSEMSDVLRDANTTYQRNVVSGFSSSLGAFVTGMASSGSVQHPDMFPFSDPRTAEELFRWSPGFM, from the exons ATGTCCAGTTTTGTGCTAACACGAAACCAGGAGATCCCTCAGTCTTTATCATTGAAACAATACGACGCCAGAGATCCGATGAACGACAAGAGCTATTCATCGTGGACTTACCTGATCGATCTGTGCCGCCTTTGTGGAGAGCTGATACTTCCAATGCCGACATTGCCGCCGGGGCTACTATCAAACACCATCGACAGAGCCGACTCCAGAATCGTGAGTTGGTTGATCACTCTGCCTAAATGGAAACAACACTTGGTAGATTCGGAAGGCACTGTCGACATGATTCTCTTTCACGCGATTTCATATGCGCACGA CTTGAGGATCAAGATGCAACTACCTTTGGGAGCTTCGGAATTCGGTATTCAAGACATTTTGACCCTTGGTCCGCTCTTTGGGAACCGAGATCTCTTGCCTCCGATGATACCACGGTCCCTTGCCTCTCCCTACCCGTGGTTTGAATGTTCGACGGCTCTCCAGGCAGGGATTACCACTATCAGCCTCTTCAACTTCTCGTTCCCACCAGCGCGATACAGCCCAGCGTGCATCATGGGCTTACAACGGGCGTCTCTTCCGTTGCTCAATGCTAGAGTGTACGGAAAGACCGGGTCACCAGTTTTGCAAGAGAAGCTTGATCTTTTGCTAGGTGTACTGAAGGTAGCTGGCGATGTCTGGCCTGTTGCCAGGAACATTGGTAGTGAGATGAGCGACGTGTTGAGGGACGCGAACACCACATATCAGCGCAACGTAGTATCTGGGTTCAGTTCGAGCCTAGGCGCTTTCGTTACAGGCATGGCATCATCTGGAAGCGTTCAACACCCCGACATGTTCCCCTTCTCCGACCCCAGAACAGCAGAAGAGTTGTTTCGATGGAGTCCTGGTTTTATGTGA
- a CDS encoding Pex2/Pex12 amino terminal region: MTSINFAQAQQRLAARRQAREADNAARIAAQRETSRARAQIDRLPFPFSRLGSAWDSVSSQEGTRPAFRVGQVDAELLDDELLELLRGQVGDAVKYFAGGHLKDDWSAEILLALRAILFKLTVWDNDATYGAALQNLKYTDARTNGSALVPPSKWQKSLYGLTTVLGKYGWEKWENWLLEHDDGYSDDSNPRLQRMSRITSRITTLHAGAAFVSFLVFLLQGRYRTLLDRVLRMRLAPPTSQVSREVSFEYLNRQLVWHAFTEFLLFILPLVGINRWRRWISRTWRKTKEIITTKGDDEKTTNGELGFLPERTCAICYQDQNALASTETEIMAAAASSGVIGSAQTDITNPYETIPCGCLYCFVCLATRLEREEGEGWTCLRCGELVKECKPWSGDVLEPPRKSPTAKVVAFSDDAKDVESDVEVECEADVEADGGVDNEFVDVPQDKDYSTDNTDTGDSEGFEETMDQDE; the protein is encoded by the coding sequence ATGACATCGATCAACTTTGCGCAAGCGCAACAGCGCCTCGCAGCCCGACGACAAGCCCGCGAAGCCGACAACGCGGCCCGCATTGCCGCGCAACGCGAAACATCACGAGCCCGCGCCCAGATCGATCGTTTGCCGTTCCCTTTCAGTCGCCTTGGCTCGGCTTGGGACTCGGTATCATCGCAAGAGGGGACGCGCCCCGCGTTCAGGGTTGGCCAGGTTGACGCCGAATTGCTGGATGACGAGCTGCTGGAACTCCTCCGCGGCCAGGTCGGCGATGCGGTCAAATACTTTGCCGGCGGCCACCTGAAAGACGACTGGTCCGCAGAAATCCTGTTGGCACTCCGCGCTATCCTGTTCAAGTTGACGGTGTGGGACAACGATGCGACGTACGGCGCGGCCTTGCAGAACCTGAAATATACGGATGCGCGCACGAACGGTTCAGCCCTGGTCCCGCCGTCCAAGTGGCAGAAGTCATTGTACGGACTGACCACAGTCTTGGGGAAATACGGTTGGGAGAAGTGGGAGAACTGGCTCCTGGAACATGATGATGGATATAGTGACGATTCAAATCCTCGCCTGCAACGGATGTCGAGGATCACATCCCGGATCACGACGCTacatgccggcgccgccttcgtgTCTTTCCTTGTCTTTCTTCTGCAAGGACGGTATCGCACCCTCCTGGACAGGGTCTTGAGGATGCGCCTGGCTCCCCCAACCAGCCAGGTGAGTCGAGAGGTATCCTTCGAGTACCTCAATCGGCAACTCGTGTGGCACGCCTTTACGGAATTCTTACTCTTCATACTACCACTCGTTGGCATCAAccggtggaggaggtggatCTCGCGGACATGGCGCAAGACGAAAGAGATCATTACCACGAAgggggacgacgagaagacgacAAATGGCGAACTTGGCTTCCTGCCTGAGCGCACCTGTGCCATCTGCTACCAAGACCAGAACGCGCTTGCAAGCACCGAAACCGAGatcatggcggcggccgcatCAAGCGGTGTCATCGGTTCGGCTCAGACTGACATCACCAATCCATACGAGACAATTCCCTGCGGGTGCCTCTATTGCTTTGTCTGCCTCGCAACTCGTCtcgagagagaagagggcgaaGGCTGGACGTGCCTTAGGTgcggcgagctcgtcaaAGAATGCAAGCCCTGGAGtggcgacgtcctcgagccGCCAAGAAAGTCACCCACTGCAAAGGTCGTTGCCTTTTCTGACGACGCCAAGGACGTCGAAAGTGACGTGGAGGTGGAGTGCGAAGCTGATGTCGAAGCCGACGGGGGAGTTGACAACGAGTTTGTCGACGTCCCTCAGGACAAAGACTACTCTACCGACAATACCGACACTGGTGACTCGGAAGGCTTCGAGGAGACCATGGATCAGGATGAATAA
- a CDS encoding Conserved fungal protein, with protein MPSFFQFTQGNESRTRPTSDASPLLGRFRAVPQQSDVPGRRRRSSTLGLFASNNRGSVYVGYGALLSASGLDSYDNGGTRSDWEDLSAWERTWRKISDVWVEPKQSAVKGVVDVWWSRYGVLVLMPATLLWLMVGGAQAIAWCAIPFPKYSFPSEDDDDRGDLGPGSGHKIPGHGEARVQINFWFFLFVYYGFYNVTALMWITKVFNLYSLNWWPQSLGFPVTMSLIALVSIAVPVPIYLSPETRFLTVHNTAWISWTFIVMAMPVTIAFCILLTSQRHLKLRQSLSETQRIFTSSWWTGEAEGSIPRRDNRRRPNLSSDSFDPENTLQIAAEQSRHMGGVRMRRRWLPASFVRFIWFCLALFVGLMAYVIGEAYAEIYLRTLPHNNLETIVYVYSWIITVHLLDALTGWLLGIREGERVGSYPLSWVFKLYFMLTYQTYVRALYARLRSPEQFIYLQILSSSTLIILTPLTMSRLYHRITVALNLTDQSYASYQKVCTRNVFIRFLAENVSMAAFLGSVLVLHFGPNKDVYPYFAFDLKETGDDYDFGLTFWASSVTWACELVASVCVRALISWIFGVDVGMEGKLDLAVWPELLPTSVAVMFHVLQNMFFSIIRLQFH; from the exons ATGCCGAGCTTCTTCCAATTCACACAAGGCAACGAATCCCGGACACGCCCTACGAGTGATGCCTCGCCTCTACTGGGCCGCTTCCGCGCCGTCCCTCAGCAGTCCGACGTCCCtggtcgccgacgccgctccAGCACCCTCGGTCTGTTCGCATCCAACAACCGCGGAAGCGTCTACGTCGGCTATGGGGCTCTGCTTTCTGCGTCAGGTCTCGACAGCTACGATAACGGTGGCACAAGGAGCGATTGGGAGGATTTGAGCGCGTGGGAGAGGACTTGGCGCAAGATCTCCGATGTTTGGGTAGAGCCCAAGCAGAGTGCCGTCAAGGGGGTCGTCGATGTTTGGTGGAGTCGGTATGGGGTTTTGGTGTTGATGCCCGCTACTCTG CTTTGGCTAATGGTTGGAGGAGCACAGGCTATTGCGTGGTGCGCCATACCGTTCCCCAAGTACTCGTTTCCTagcgaggacgatgatgaccGAGGTGATCTCGGGCCGGGGTCCGGGCATAAGATACCTGGCCACGGCGAAGCAAGAGTGCAGATTAACTTTTGgttcttcctcttcgtctaCTACGGGTTCTACAACGTCACGGCTCTGATGTGGATCACCAAGGTCTTCAACTTGTACAGCTTGAACTG GTGGCCACAGTCCCTGGGGTTCCCCGTCACCATGTCGCTCATCGCACTGGTGTCCATCGCGGTCCCGGTCCCCATTTACCTCAGCCCGGAGACGCGTTTCCTCACCGTACACAACACAGCATGGATCTCCTGGACCTTCATTGTCATGGCCATGCCTGTCACAATCGCATTCTGCATCCTTCTCACCTCACAGCGGCACCTCAAGCTACGCCAGTCACTCTCCGAGACGCAGCGTATCTTCACGTCGTCCTGGTGGACAGGCGAGGCCGAAGGAAGCATTCCCCGTCGCgacaaccgccgccgcccgaatCTCAGCAGCGACTCCTTCGACCCGGAGAACACCCTCcagatcgccgccgagcagtCCCGTCACATGGGCGGCGTCAGGATGCGCCGCAGGTGGCTCCCCGCCAGCTTCGTCCGCTTCATCTGGTTCTGCCTAGCCCTCTTTGTTGGCCTCATGGCGTACGTGATAGGAGAAGCGTACGCCGAGATATACTTGCGGACGCTCCCCCACAACAACTTGGAGACCATCGTTTATGTCTACAGCTGGATCATTACTGTCCATCTGCTCGATGCTCTCACTGGCTGGCTTCTAGGCATTCGCGAGGGCGAAAGAGTCGGGAGCTATCCTTTGAGCTGGGTCTTCAAACT ATACTTCATGCTCACCTACCAAACCTACGTCCGCGCTCTTTACGCCCGTCTCCGCTCTCCAGAGCAGTTCATCTACCTTCAGATCCTCTCCAGCAGCACTCTCATCATCCTCACCCCGCTCACAATGTCCCGCCTCTACCACCGCATCACCGTCGCCCTCAACCTCACGGACCAGTCTTACGCATCGTATCAAAAGGTCTGCACCCGTAATGTTTTCATCCGCTTCCTGGCCGAGAACGTCTCCATGGCCGCCTTTCTTGGCAGCGTCCTTGTGCTACATTTTGGCCCCAACAAGGACGTCTATCCCTATTTCGCCTTTGATCTGAAAGAAACGGGCGACGACTACGACTTCGGGCTTACCTTCTGGGCCTCCTCTGTCACCTGGGCCTGCGAGCTCGTCGCTTCCGTCTGTGTCCGCGCGCTCATCAGCTGGATctttggcgtcgacgtcggcatgGAGGGcaagctcgacctcgccgttTGGCCCGAGCTGCTGCCGACCAGTGTGGCTGTCATGTTCCATGTCCTACAGAACATGttcttctccatcatccGACTGCAGTTCCACTGA
- a CDS encoding Adenine phosphoribosyltransferase produces the protein MSTEQLPISTDASQAPINPLAAHPVNPQDAQGRQPASAAAASSELASGKMKLKGALRHFADFPIKGIDFVDIMPLFLDPIVHQALGEILELQVKEAFESLPDVIVGLDARGFLFGPGMALRLGTGFAPVRKQGKLPGPCVTAEYQKEYGSDFFQMQQDAIKPGQKVLIVDDIIATGGSAKAAADLVKKLGGDIIGYLFILEIPGLNGREKLGDTKTVILLEDA, from the exons ATGTCCACCGAACAGCTCCCCATCTCAACCGACGCCTCTCAGGCACCAATCAACCCTTTGGCCGCCCATCCCGTCAATCCTCAAGATGCCCAGGGACGACagcccgcctccgccgccgccgcctcctccgaaCTCGCCAGTGGGAAGATGAAGCTCAAGGGCGCCCTGCGTCACTTTGCTGACTTCCCCATCAAGGGCATTGATTTTGTCGACATCATGCCCCTCTTCCTTGACCCCATCGTCCACCAGGCGCTTGGCGAAATCCTTGAATTGCAGGTTAAGGAAGCTTTCGAGTCCCTCCCCGATGTCAttgtcggcctcgacgcccgcgGTTTCCTGTTCGGTCCCGGCATGGCCCTCCGTCTCGGCACTGGCTTCGCCCCGGTGCGCAAGCAGGGCAAGCTGCCCGGCCCGTGCGTAACGGCCGAGTACCAGAAGGAGTATGGCTCCGACTTCTTCCAGATGCAGCAGGACGCCATCAAGCCTGGCCAGAAGGTCCTGATTGTCGACGACATCATTGCTACCG GCGGCTCCGCAAAGGCCGCGGCAGACCTTGTCAagaagctcggcggcgacatcaTCGGCTACCTCTTCATTCTCGAGATCCCCGGCTTGAACGGCcgcgagaagctcggcgacACCAAGACCGTAATCCTCCTCGAAGACGCATAA